In Penaeus vannamei isolate JL-2024 chromosome 15, ASM4276789v1, whole genome shotgun sequence, the following are encoded in one genomic region:
- the LOC138864161 gene encoding uncharacterized protein translates to MSKVPEPGSESGAVGEAQVILAGNGGEEHAAEAGKQAPPDVMDLFRRVMSKLDKTGEDMKSRLSEAMRKNYEEVNSALCQLKDFVWCGLEEVREEARRHNDDACSALREVTEREMQACREEISALQLALKEQSTTMDRLQERKMEPPEEERLPKDVCSDPASPHDCQRWRKPSEFDGKVAWEAYLAQFELLAGAQGWDDNEKALQLVSGLRGVALEVLAHLTSQQRTVYSHVVGALQRRFGHPHQAEVYRFRLKARVRARGESFPQLAQELETLVRHAYPAAAEDMVTVLTRDYFVDALQDRELQLYIKQAHPEDVQVALARALELEAFLRTSVLGAASRARRTQVGESPVEQSVATQRVSLTGFQGICWRCGKKGHRRSDCPRGRRTRSLERKPISAFQPCCASCGRYRYFSVACTASKDMQVGNEEGLDAGANSQPTLIGSHTV, encoded by the exons ATGTCGAAGGTTCCAGAGCCAGGAAGTGAGAGCGGCGCCGTCGGGGAAGCTCAggtaattttggcgggaaacggaGGCGAGGAGCACGCGGCCGAGGCAGGGAAGCAAGCCCCACCTGATGTGATGGATTTGTTCAGGAGGGTGATGAGTAAGCTGGATAAGACTGGTGAGGACATGAAAAGCAGACTTAGTGAGGCGATGAGGAAAAATTATGAAGAAGTGAATAGTGCGTTATGCCAATTGAAAGACTTTGTGTGGTGTGGGCTGGAGGAAGTGCGGGAAGAAGCACGACGCCATAATGATGATGCATGCAGTGCCCTAAGGGAAGTGACAGAAAGGGAAATGCAAGCTTGTCGGGAAGAAATCAGTGCACTACAGCTGGCGTTGAAGGAGCAGAGCACTACCATGGATAGACtccaggagaggaaaatggaacccCCGGAAGAGGAAAGGCTGCCGAAGGACGTGTGCTCTGATCCTG CCTCCCCTCATGACTGCCAGCGATGGAGGAAACCATCTGAGTTTGATGGGAAGGTAGCCTGGGAAGCCTACCTGGCTCAGTTTGAGCTCCTGGCAGGCGCTCAAGGCTGGGACGACAATGAGAAGGCTTTGCAGCTCGTTTCTGGTCTTCGTGGGGTAGCACTGGAAGTGCTGGCTCATTTAACTTCACAGCAGCGAACAGTTTACTCCCATGTGGTGGGAGCGCTCCAACGGAGGTTCGGCCATCCCCATCAGGCTGAGGTGTACCGGTTCCGCCTTAAGGCCAGGGTGCGAGCCAGGGGTGAGTCTTTTCCTCAGTTGGCTCAGGAGTTAGAGACGCTCGTCCGCCACGCCTACCCCGCCGCTGCCGAGGACATGGTGACCGTCCTGACGCGGGATTATTTTGTAGACGCGCTGCAGGATCGGGAGCTGCAGTTATACATCAAGCAGGCACACCCGGAGGACGTGCAGGTAGCTCTGGCGAGGGCACTGGAGCTGGAGGCGTTCCTGCGTACTTCAGTATTGGGCGCTGCA AGTCGGGCCCGGCGCACCCAAGTGGGGGAGTCGCCCGTGGAACAGTCTGTTGCTACCCAGCGAGTGAGTCTGACAGGCTTCCAGGGTATCTGCTGGAGGTGCGGTAAGAAGGGGCAccgccggagtgactgcccgaggggacGGCGGACGCGTTCCCTAGAAAGGAAACCAATTTCTGCCTTCCAGCCATGCTGTGCGAGCTGTGGGCGTTACCGCTATTTCTCAGTTGCCTGCACTGCCTCTAAAGACATGCAGGTGGGAAACGAGGAGGGGCTGGATGCGGGGGCCAACAGCCAGCCCACGCTCATCGGGTCCCACACAGTGTAA